The following are from one region of the Magallana gigas chromosome 4, xbMagGiga1.1, whole genome shotgun sequence genome:
- the LOC105324367 gene encoding glyoxylate/hydroxypyruvate reductase A has protein sequence MTTKLPVVCVSSLVPRLSAVVRQLLPAAEILEATPGEDGKSRIPANTEILFGDTPTIITCIKDGHINLQWAQSTWAGVEALFRAFPTPPKGVSITRMGDGFGRLMAEYVVGNILSRELSVVKFSQQQQNNMWDKSPAEDRRMLTSITLGVLGVGSISTEIARLSRAVGMTVWGLCRANKQSRPEFNRLTTVGNLSEFLAGCDYICNVLPSTTDTQDLLSGDALSCCKSKSPVFINVGRGGIISEESLLAALENDWLRGAVLDVFREEPLPVNSPLWSHPKVTVTPHISGPSVAENIAEVFVRNYEKYVNNESLDHVVNWEKGY, from the exons ATGACGACAAAACTTCCAGTGGTTTGTGTTTCGAGTCTCGTGCCGCGACTCTCTGCCGTTGTCCGTCAGTTGCTTCCGGCGGCAGAAATCCTGGAAGCGACCCCGGGTGAGGATG GCAAATCTCGAATTCCTGCTAACACAGAAATATTGTTCGGTGATACCCCGACTATTATTACCTGTATAAAAGACGGCCATATTAATCTGCAATGGGCACAAAGCACCTGGGCAG GCGTTGAAGCGCTTTTTAGAGCCTTTCCAACG CCTCCAAAAGGCGTGTCCATTACACGCATGGGTGACGGGTTTGGTCGCTTGATGGCAGAGTATGTCGTCGGCAATATCTTATCCAGGGAGCTGTCTGTTGTGAAATTCAGCCAGCAACAGCAGAATAACATGTGGGACAAAAG CCCTGCAGAGGACAGACGGATGCTGACCTCAATAACCCTCGGTGTCCTGGGGGTCGGATCCATCAGTACAgaaa TTGCCCGGTTAAGTCGGGCTGTCGGAATGACAGTGTGGGGACTATGTAGAGCGAACAAACAGTCCAGGCCGGAATTTAATCGTCTGAC AACGGTCGGTAACCTGAGCGAGTTTCTGGCGGGGTGTGACTACATCTGTAACGTTCTCCCCAGTACGACAGATACCCAGGACTTACTGTCGGGAGACGCTCTATCATGCTGCAAGTCCAAG AGTCCGGTTTTCATCAATGTCGGacgtggaggcatcatcagcgAGGAATCACTACTTGCTGCTCTCGA GAATGACTGGTTACGTGGTGCGGTGTTGGATGTGTTTAGAGAGGAGCCACTTCCGGTAAATAGCCCCCTATGGTCACACCCAAAAGTGACGGTTACTCCCCACATATCTGGCCCAAGTGTGGCAGAAAAT ATTGCTGAAGTGTTTGTTCGGAATTACGAAAAATACGTCAACAATGAGAGCTTAGATCACGTGGTGAATTGGGAAAAAGGCTATTGA